A single window of Eucalyptus grandis isolate ANBG69807.140 chromosome 1, ASM1654582v1, whole genome shotgun sequence DNA harbors:
- the LOC120292735 gene encoding uncharacterized protein LOC120292735, which translates to MQYAGRESLSRGSIGRGTSLSSTSTERRWSNLSINRMEGMDMEEASVSTGRSGIKGSLSINRMEDMYTEEGSGSTGGEVEAAEAEGAVEAAEGLEAAEEGGAGAVEAAGIAAGKRKRGKQ; encoded by the coding sequence CAGTATGCTGGAAGAGAGAGTCTAAGCAGAGGAAGTATAGGGAGAGGGACGAGTCTAAGCAGTACTAGTACAGAGAGGAGATGGAGTAATCTAAGCATAAATAGGATGGAGGGCATGGACATGGAGGAGGCTAGTGTGAGTACAGGGAGGAGTGGAATCAAAGGGAGTCTAAGCATAAATAGGATGGAGGACATGTACACAGAGGAGGGCAGTGGGAGTACAGGGGGAGAAGTGGAAGCAGCAGAAGCGGAGGGAGCAGTGGAAGCAGCAGAAGGACTAGAAGCAGCAGAAGAGGGAGGAGCGGGAGCAGTGGAAGCAGCAGGAATAGCAGCGGGGAAGAGGAAGCGGGGGAAGCAGTGA